The following are encoded in a window of Fluviibacter phosphoraccumulans genomic DNA:
- a CDS encoding potassium channel family protein, with protein MSVVNDSVLFLVLRRMRAPLIVMILIYAVSIFGLVLIPGVDASGEPTAPMSFFDAFYFISYTASTIGFGEIPNAFSYGQRFWVTACIYLTVIGWTYSILSILNLLKDDGLQRALATGRFHRKVKNLSEPFCIICGVGETGSLICTTLDQVQMRFVVLDTRPEPLQELELGDYLADVPALNADAQIPGILLLAGLRHSHCKAVLAVTNSDEANLAIAMNVRLLNPGIPVIARAEHAATAANMDSFGTNFVVDPYALYARRLALAMRSPPSYQLVEWLTRVPGTPIPELHKPPTGKWIVCGYGHFGRAIVQHLDTMGLHDDVRIIDPRPTNPDDHLSIVSAGTEASPLIDAGIKNAVGLVAASDNDINNLSIAITARELNPDLFIVMRQSSSANSMLFEAFDANLTMITTQTVAHACLSYLTTPMLSRFIREIEKQPAAWAESLIKALTPICAGCVPFVWTTRINRVKTPALAQALHNVDCPVSVAALMTSNRDRRETLKLLPLMLERAGQIILRPAPDLPLHNGDKIIWTGTREAWNEQKLTASYGNALNYVLTGKSSTGSWLGKYLNG; from the coding sequence ATGAGTGTGGTCAACGACAGCGTGCTCTTTCTGGTGCTGCGTCGAATGCGGGCACCGCTGATCGTGATGATTCTCATCTATGCGGTCTCGATCTTCGGGCTGGTACTGATTCCCGGTGTCGATGCCAGCGGCGAGCCCACTGCGCCGATGTCGTTTTTTGATGCGTTTTACTTCATCAGCTACACCGCCAGCACCATTGGCTTTGGCGAAATCCCCAACGCCTTTTCATATGGCCAGCGCTTCTGGGTCACCGCATGTATCTATCTCACCGTCATTGGCTGGACCTATTCGATTCTGAGCATTCTCAACCTACTCAAGGATGATGGTCTGCAACGCGCCTTAGCCACCGGGCGTTTTCATCGTAAAGTCAAAAACTTATCCGAGCCCTTCTGCATCATATGCGGTGTCGGCGAAACCGGTTCCCTGATCTGTACAACCCTGGATCAGGTGCAAATGCGCTTTGTCGTCCTGGATACGCGCCCCGAGCCGTTACAAGAACTGGAGCTTGGCGATTATCTGGCGGACGTGCCCGCCCTGAATGCCGACGCGCAAATACCCGGCATTCTGCTTCTGGCCGGATTAAGACATTCGCATTGCAAAGCCGTGCTGGCTGTGACCAATAGCGACGAGGCTAATTTAGCAATTGCCATGAACGTGCGCCTGCTCAATCCGGGCATCCCCGTCATCGCTCGCGCGGAGCATGCCGCTACCGCCGCCAATATGGATTCTTTTGGCACCAACTTCGTCGTCGACCCCTATGCACTTTATGCCCGGCGCTTGGCACTGGCCATGCGCAGCCCGCCCAGCTATCAGCTTGTCGAGTGGCTGACCCGGGTGCCTGGCACGCCGATTCCTGAACTGCATAAACCACCCACCGGCAAATGGATTGTCTGTGGCTATGGTCACTTCGGTCGCGCTATTGTCCAGCACCTGGACACCATGGGCTTGCATGACGATGTACGCATCATTGACCCCAGGCCCACTAATCCCGATGACCATCTGAGCATCGTCAGCGCCGGCACCGAGGCCAGCCCTTTGATTGATGCCGGCATCAAAAATGCCGTTGGCCTCGTCGCCGCTTCGGATAATGACATCAATAATCTGTCGATTGCTATCACAGCGCGAGAACTCAATCCTGATCTGTTCATCGTCATGCGGCAGAGCAGCTCGGCGAACTCAATGCTGTTTGAAGCCTTCGACGCCAACCTCACCATGATCACCACCCAGACGGTCGCTCACGCCTGTCTGAGTTACCTGACGACCCCCATGCTCTCCCGCTTTATCCGGGAAATCGAGAAACAACCTGCGGCATGGGCCGAATCGCTCATCAAGGCTCTTACTCCCATCTGTGCTGGCTGCGTTCCCTTCGTCTGGACCACCCGCATCAACCGGGTTAAAACACCGGCACTTGCGCAAGCCTTGCACAACGTCGATTGCCCGGTGTCGGTTGCCGCGTTGATGACCTCCAATCGCGATCGGCGTGAAACATTAAAACTGCTGCCACTTATGCTGGAACGTGCCGGGCAAATCATCCTGCGCCCAGCACCAGACCTGCCGCTACACAACGGCGATAAGATCATCTGGACGGGCACCCGTGAAGCCTGGAACGAACAGAAACTCACAGCGAGCTACGGCAATGCACTCAACTACGTACTGACCGGCAAATCCAGCACTGGTAGCTGGCTGGGCAAGTACCTCAATGGATGA
- a CDS encoding type ISP restriction/modification enzyme — MSIISEFIARVQAVYKTGAATEHSYRSAIEQLISSLNEGVIALNEPKRVACGAPDFIIQRGDIVVGHIEAKDLGISLDKLNDSNKAQQARYVNALPNLIYTNCLDWQFYRDGKLLTKVSIGQLDNGIQPDLAQFTSLEHLLRDFAVQRPQTIKSPKLLAEMMAGKAALIKDVLHNALVADEQKESSLSNQYQAFREHLIHDISPEDFADIYAETIAYGMFAARLHDQSLETFSRQEALDLLPKSNPFLRSLFSYVAGADLDDRIRWLIDDLAAVFQAANVSSLLEGFGSLTGRQDPFLHFYETFLAAYNPAKRKARGVWYTPEAVVNFIVRAVDDVLKTEFDLPDGLADTSKITIDWDTGQSDKKGKHIITQKEVHRVQVLDPATGTGTFLAEVIKQIAPKVKGIAPGMWSGYVEQDLLPRIYGFELLMASYAMCHMKLDMVLTELGYKPSANPPRLGVYLTNSLEEGERDVRDLFMAQWLTKEAREANTIKRQMPIMCILGNPPYAGESSNKGDWIMELMDAYKKEPGGLLKLKERNPKWINDDYVKFIRMSEHLIQKNGEGVLGFITNHGYLDNPTFRGMRWHLLNTFDKIYILDLHGNSKKKEVAPDGSADKNVFDIMQGVAILIGVKKQRDAKSSKPLAEVYHADLWGNRSGKYERLFGLDICDSTWSVIESKAPEFALVKRNFDLESIYSSFFALNELMPLNSMGVMTKRDSIAIQFDKSEVAKLVQDFSFLSREELTSKYSDVHDARDWHLDGVKKNIFECGTDHVHPILYRPFDYRHTYYTNFSRGFLAYPVFDVAKHMLHQNLCLTTIRKADVVQDWTHAFCLDGIMVHHAISMKEGNYIFPLYLYPNTNDLDQTRRINFDPALYQKLQTMATDVQRGTPDEVAVFDYIYGVLHTPAYRQKYAEFLKTDFPRIPWPESPAAFWATSDLGGTLRRLHLMEADAVGVPAYPFTGDGNTVVDKPRFADGNVWINAHQGFEGVPEVAWNLYIGGYQPAQKWLKDRKGRTLTFDDIKHYQKIIKVLVETQNLMTQLDAISLN; from the coding sequence ATGTCAATCATCAGTGAATTCATCGCCCGCGTCCAAGCCGTTTATAAAACGGGAGCCGCGACCGAACATTCCTACCGCTCAGCGATTGAGCAGCTCATTAGTAGTCTGAATGAAGGCGTTATTGCGCTGAACGAGCCCAAGCGAGTCGCCTGCGGCGCCCCGGACTTCATCATTCAACGCGGCGACATTGTTGTCGGCCATATCGAAGCCAAAGACCTCGGCATCTCACTCGACAAACTGAACGATAGCAACAAGGCGCAGCAAGCCCGCTACGTTAACGCTCTACCCAACCTTATTTATACCAACTGCCTGGACTGGCAGTTTTACCGAGACGGCAAACTGCTGACCAAAGTTAGCATCGGCCAACTAGACAACGGTATCCAGCCAGACCTAGCGCAATTTACCAGTCTCGAACATTTACTCCGTGACTTTGCGGTGCAACGCCCGCAAACCATCAAATCTCCCAAACTCCTCGCAGAAATGATGGCCGGTAAAGCGGCGCTCATTAAAGACGTGTTGCATAATGCCTTGGTCGCCGATGAACAGAAGGAATCTTCGCTCTCGAATCAGTACCAAGCCTTTCGCGAACACCTGATTCACGATATCAGCCCCGAAGACTTCGCCGACATCTACGCAGAAACCATCGCCTACGGCATGTTTGCCGCCCGGCTGCATGACCAGTCCCTCGAAACCTTCAGCCGCCAGGAAGCGCTCGACCTCCTGCCTAAATCCAACCCATTTCTACGCAGCCTGTTCAGCTATGTGGCGGGAGCCGATTTGGATGATCGTATCCGCTGGCTCATCGACGACCTAGCCGCCGTATTTCAGGCCGCTAATGTCAGTAGCCTCTTAGAAGGCTTTGGCAGCCTGACCGGCCGCCAAGATCCCTTTTTACACTTCTACGAAACTTTCCTCGCCGCTTACAACCCGGCTAAGCGCAAAGCACGGGGCGTTTGGTATACACCGGAAGCCGTTGTTAACTTTATCGTACGTGCCGTCGATGACGTGCTTAAGACTGAATTTGACCTACCAGACGGTTTAGCCGATACCTCTAAAATCACCATCGACTGGGATACCGGACAATCGGACAAAAAGGGCAAGCACATCATCACCCAGAAAGAAGTGCACCGGGTGCAGGTTCTAGACCCAGCCACGGGTACTGGGACATTTTTGGCCGAAGTCATCAAACAGATCGCACCTAAGGTTAAAGGCATTGCGCCCGGCATGTGGTCCGGCTATGTCGAACAAGATCTGCTCCCCCGGATTTATGGCTTTGAGTTACTCATGGCTTCCTACGCCATGTGCCACATGAAGCTGGACATGGTGCTCACCGAATTGGGCTATAAACCCAGTGCCAATCCGCCGCGTTTGGGCGTGTACCTCACCAACAGCCTGGAAGAAGGCGAACGTGACGTGCGCGATCTGTTCATGGCGCAATGGCTCACCAAAGAAGCCCGCGAAGCCAACACCATCAAACGGCAGATGCCGATTATGTGCATCCTTGGCAATCCACCCTATGCCGGTGAGAGCAGTAACAAGGGCGACTGGATCATGGAGCTCATGGATGCCTACAAGAAGGAACCGGGTGGTTTGCTCAAACTCAAAGAACGCAACCCAAAATGGATCAATGACGATTACGTAAAATTCATCCGCATGTCCGAGCATCTGATTCAAAAAAACGGCGAAGGGGTATTAGGGTTTATTACCAACCATGGCTATCTGGATAACCCCACCTTTCGGGGAATGCGCTGGCACCTGCTCAATACTTTTGACAAGATTTATATTCTTGATCTACACGGTAACAGTAAAAAGAAAGAAGTTGCGCCCGATGGCAGCGCCGACAAAAACGTGTTTGACATCATGCAGGGTGTCGCCATTCTGATTGGCGTCAAAAAACAGCGTGACGCCAAATCCTCGAAACCATTGGCTGAGGTGTATCACGCTGATCTTTGGGGCAATCGCTCTGGAAAATATGAGAGATTGTTTGGCCTCGATATTTGCGATTCCACTTGGTCAGTTATTGAATCCAAAGCGCCTGAATTCGCTTTGGTCAAAAGAAATTTTGATCTCGAATCAATTTACAGCAGCTTTTTTGCCCTCAATGAATTAATGCCTCTGAATTCAATGGGCGTTATGACAAAGCGCGACAGTATTGCAATTCAGTTCGACAAGTCAGAAGTTGCAAAATTAGTGCAAGACTTTTCGTTCCTCAGCCGCGAAGAATTAACATCAAAATACTCTGATGTTCACGATGCCCGCGATTGGCATTTAGACGGCGTAAAAAAGAATATTTTCGAATGTGGAACAGATCACGTTCACCCGATTCTCTACAGACCATTTGACTACCGTCATACTTATTACACCAACTTTTCTAGAGGGTTTTTGGCGTACCCTGTGTTTGATGTTGCAAAGCACATGCTGCATCAGAACCTATGCCTCACTACAATTAGGAAAGCAGATGTCGTCCAAGATTGGACACATGCATTCTGTCTCGATGGCATTATGGTTCACCACGCAATATCAATGAAGGAAGGAAATTACATATTTCCTCTGTATCTCTATCCCAACACTAACGATCTTGATCAAACCCGTCGAATTAATTTCGACCCAGCGTTGTATCAGAAGCTACAAACCATGGCGACGGATGTGCAGCGCGGCACGCCTGACGAAGTGGCGGTGTTTGATTACATTTACGGGGTATTGCATACGCCCGCCTATCGCCAAAAGTATGCCGAGTTTCTTAAAACTGATTTTCCGCGCATACCCTGGCCGGAATCTCCGGCGGCATTTTGGGCAACGTCTGACCTGGGCGGAACGCTACGCCGCCTGCACCTGATGGAGGCTGATGCCGTTGGGGTACCGGCTTACCCGTTTACTGGCGATGGCAACACCGTGGTCGATAAACCCCGCTTTGCGGATGGCAACGTTTGGATTAATGCCCACCAAGGCTTTGAAGGCGTGCCCGAAGTTGCCTGGAACTTATATATTGGTGGTTACCAACCGGCGCAAAAGTGGCTCAAAGACCGCAAGGGGCGTACGTTAACCTTTGATGACATCAAGCATTACCAGAAGATCATCAAGGTGCTAGTTGAAACCCAAAACCTCATGACCCAACTTGATGCAATCTCTTTGAACTGA
- a CDS encoding DUF6394 family protein — protein MNLEKVVFGFFIVLAATLNFGFFIGDIDRPELHHIYELFAAIVVNLIATTLKFGDRTQIGAIHLATSLVADLQLIAAAVTWGFAVHVMHLGMTPEITASVVSLSGGALFANVVSVILLIAETLMMRR, from the coding sequence ATGAATCTGGAAAAAGTGGTTTTTGGTTTTTTTATCGTCCTGGCAGCAACACTCAACTTCGGCTTCTTTATCGGCGATATTGACCGCCCCGAATTGCATCACATCTATGAGCTGTTTGCGGCCATCGTCGTCAATCTGATCGCCACGACCCTCAAATTTGGGGATCGCACACAGATTGGGGCAATCCACCTGGCTACCAGCCTGGTTGCGGATTTACAACTGATAGCCGCCGCTGTGACTTGGGGGTTTGCCGTTCATGTGATGCACCTGGGCATGACCCCAGAAATCACGGCCAGCGTGGTCTCGCTCTCCGGTGGGGCGCTTTTTGCCAACGTCGTCTCAGTCATTCTGCTGATCGCAGAAACGCTGATGATGCGTCGCTAA
- a CDS encoding sulfite exporter TauE/SafE family protein, with protein sequence MTLDLAGQAILFGTAVVANFFSALSGGGVGLIQFPILIFLGLSFGTALATHKVASVFLGVGAILRHMKESHLERRACLIILGAGIPGVILGASLILKAPEKEALMTLGVLTISLGLYSIFKPKLGIDYTPKNWTGSGLWQGMAGLFVVGFLNGSITSGSGLFLTIWLIRHFGMDYKRAIAYTLVLCGFAWNGTGALVLGLAGDIAWDWLPALIVGSVIGGYLGSHIAIRQGNTLVKRAFEATTILIGLKLLFI encoded by the coding sequence ATGACGCTCGATCTGGCCGGACAGGCCATCCTTTTTGGCACGGCCGTTGTCGCCAATTTCTTTTCAGCCTTGTCGGGCGGCGGCGTTGGCTTAATCCAGTTTCCGATCCTGATTTTCCTTGGCCTCAGCTTCGGCACAGCACTCGCCACCCACAAAGTCGCCAGCGTTTTCCTGGGCGTTGGTGCCATATTGCGCCACATGAAAGAAAGCCACCTGGAACGGCGTGCTTGCCTGATCATTCTGGGCGCAGGCATTCCGGGGGTAATCCTGGGCGCCTCACTGATTCTTAAAGCCCCTGAAAAAGAGGCATTAATGACCCTGGGCGTATTAACCATCAGCCTGGGTCTTTATTCCATTTTCAAACCGAAGCTGGGTATCGACTACACACCGAAAAACTGGACGGGGTCCGGTCTTTGGCAAGGCATGGCCGGTCTCTTTGTTGTCGGTTTTCTCAACGGATCCATTACCTCCGGCAGCGGTTTGTTTCTCACCATCTGGCTTATTCGCCACTTCGGGATGGACTACAAGCGCGCCATCGCCTATACGCTGGTGCTCTGCGGCTTTGCCTGGAATGGCACGGGCGCCCTGGTTCTCGGACTGGCGGGTGACATTGCCTGGGATTGGCTACCGGCACTCATTGTGGGTTCAGTGATCGGTGGTTATCTCGGCAGTCATATTGCCATACGCCAGGGCAACACTCTGGTTAAACGTGCTTTTGAAGCGACAACCATCCTGATCGGTCTCAAATTACTCTTTATTTGA